The DNA window TCCCATGACCCCAGGTTCGGAACCACTAGTTTATTGAATAACaattattaacatttttaaaagttcTGTGTGCATCACCTTCCACCATCTTAAACATACTTTCAGGAGATCTGTATAAAAGTACAGTAAACCTAAAGCCAGACCCAACAGTCCTTTAATGATAGAAACAACTCCTCCAACCCACTGTAGTTCCCAAGGTTGCACGAGTATTGGGCTAAATATATTTTGTCGATAAGTTGGGTAACTGGGTGCAGATCCATTGAAGCTGCAGTTAATTTGTATTTCAAGTGTCATATGAGTAGCTCGGTCAATGGCAGTGTGAAATTTATACAGCTAGCTACTAACGTGGTCATTAAGGGGTAAAATACTGGAATTAAAATGGAAGAAGCAACGTTAATCTACTTGTGCCAGAACTGAAAAAACACAGCATAGCTGCTCATGGATGACTATCTGTTCATATATGTATTGATTTATTGATATGATTTATGATGCTCCAACATGCATCATCAAAACCTCCTCTTTAGCACAGGTGGTCGGTAAGGCAGGATCAAAACAGCACCTGGAGGacggggtggagggaaaagaggcaAAGAGGAAGTCACAAAGCAGGTACTTTATTTGATCAAACTAATAATGCGACAGATGGTGCATTATTGGTTGCTGGTGAATAAAACGTGATTTTCTTATTTGTGTGTGAAGGCGGGTCTACATAATAGAGAAAGAGTATAATTGTCTGTATTCATCACCTGGTCTTTTATATTAGAGTATTGCCTGTGATTATCAGTTCTTGGATTCTACAAATAAAATACCAAATAATtcgaaaaaaaaacatgacattaggAAATGTCCCTGAACTTCCATGTTTGACATTCTCAAAAGTTGGTAAGTTTAAGTCACTGCTTTCATTCCAGTGTATTTTACGGTCACTTTATATAGAGCCTTTAGGAGATGTCAAGAAATTTTTAGTTTCTGAAACCCTGTTTGGCATTGATATTTCTGGAGGAATCAAAACTCATTGATTCTTGGTCACATTGTAAATGAAACAAATAGATGTTCAaatgacaaattatttttttatttttttatttacaggaATGTTTACCCTTGCAGAAGTCGCGTCCCTTAATGATGTCCAGCCTACATATCGTATTCTGAAGCCATGGTGGGATGTTTTCATGGATTATCTAGCAATTGCCATGCTGATGGTTGCCATCTTTGCTGGCACCATGCAGATAACCAAAGACCAAGTGGTATGCTTACCACAAGTGCAGTCCGATGTAAGTTCaaaagtacagcacactgcagcaGAAAATGAAGAAACCCATACCACACAAAAGCTCGATGTTGCAACTAAcagaggcactgaggaggggagcaCGAGCACGCCTATCCTAGAAGACCCATCAACTGTAACTCCAGAatcctccctatctagggctaatcGGCCCCTATTGCTGTCAACAGCATCCACTAATTATGAGCCGCAGCAGGACCAGAGAAAACCTGGAGGACGACAAACACGTTTGGATTATCAACAATACATGTTTATTAATCAAATGTGTTACCATGTTGCACTCCCATGGTATTCCAAATATTTCCCCTATCTCGCGCTGATTCACACCATCATTCTGATGGTCAGCAGCAACTTTTGGTTTAAATACCCCAAAACCTGTTCCAAAATTGAGCATTTTGTGTCAATATTGGGAAAATGCTTTGAATCTCCGTGGACCACAAAGGCCCTGTCTGAAACTGCATGTGAAGATTCCGAGGAGAATAAGCAAAGGTTAACGGGAGCCCACACTTTGCCTAAGCATGTCTCTACTAGTAGTGAAGAAGGGAGCCCTAGCGCCAGTACCCCCATGATAGGCAAATCTGGTATAAAATTTTCTGCAGAAAGACCTGTTCTCGAGGTACCTGGTATGACTATTTTAGACAAAAAGGATGGTGAGCAGGCGAAAGCCCTGTTTGAAAAGGTGCGCAAATTCCGCACTCATGTAGAAGACAGTGATTTGATTTATAAATTGTATGTTGTTCAAACTGTCATCAAGACTGTCAAGTTCATGTTTATTCTTTGCTACACTCTTACATTCGTTACAGCTATCAGATTTGAGCACACTTGCAAACCAGAAGTAGAACATCTTACTGGGTATACAGAATTTGAATGCACTCATAATATGGCTTTTATGTTGAAGAAACTGCTCATcagttacatggcactcatttttgtCTATGGCCTCGTTTGTATATACACTTTATTCTGGTTGTTTAGACGACCCCTAAAAGAATATTCTTTTGAAAAAGTCAGAGAAGAGAGCAGTTTCAGTGACATTCCGGATGTCAAAAATGATTTTGCCTTTCTTCTACACATGGTTGATCAGTATGACCAGTTGTACTCCAAGAGGTTTGGTGTCTTTTTGTCTGAAGTAAGTGAGAACAAACTTCGTGCGATAAGTTTGAATCACGAGTGGACATTTGAAAAACTGCGGCAGCACGTC is part of the Pleurodeles waltl isolate 20211129_DDA chromosome 4_2, aPleWal1.hap1.20221129, whole genome shotgun sequence genome and encodes:
- the LRRC8D gene encoding volume-regulated anion channel subunit LRRC8D — translated: MFTLAEVASLNDVQPTYRILKPWWDVFMDYLAIAMLMVAIFAGTMQITKDQVVCLPQVQSDVSSKVQHTAAENEETHTTQKLDVATNRGTEEGSTSTPILEDPSTVTPESSLSRANRPLLLSTASTNYEPQQDQRKPGGRQTRLDYQQYMFINQMCYHVALPWYSKYFPYLALIHTIILMVSSNFWFKYPKTCSKIEHFVSILGKCFESPWTTKALSETACEDSEENKQRLTGAHTLPKHVSTSSEEGSPSASTPMIGKSGIKFSAERPVLEVPGMTILDKKDGEQAKALFEKVRKFRTHVEDSDLIYKLYVVQTVIKTVKFMFILCYTLTFVTAIRFEHTCKPEVEHLTGYTEFECTHNMAFMLKKLLISYMALIFVYGLVCIYTLFWLFRRPLKEYSFEKVREESSFSDIPDVKNDFAFLLHMVDQYDQLYSKRFGVFLSEVSENKLRAISLNHEWTFEKLRQHVLRNAQDMQELHLFMLSGIPDAVFDLTDLEVLKLELIPEAKISAKVSQMVSLQELHLCHCPAKVEQTAFSFLRDHLKCLHVKFTDVAEIPAWVYLLKNLRDLYLMGNLNSENNKMIGLESLRELRHLKTLHVKSNLTKIPSNITDVAPHLTKLVIHNDGTKLVVLNNLKKMLNVAELELQSCELERIPHAIFSLSNLQELDLKSNSIRTIEEVISFQHLKRLICLKLWHNKIVTIPPSICQVKNLESLYFSNNKLESLPAALFNLQKLRFLDVSYNSISLIPAEIGLLQNLQQLHVTGNKVEILPKQLFKCVKLRTVSLGQNCITSIPEQIGQLLQLTHLELKGNCLDRLPSELLQCCLLKRSGLIVEDHLFDALPPEIKDALNQDTNTIFANGI